The Dehalogenimonas lykanthroporepellens BL-DC-9 genome includes a window with the following:
- a CDS encoding hypothetical protein (KEGG: lbc:LACBIDRAFT_312028 hypothetical protein) — translation MADGRQELLVRFRTAQEIIGRHILDEKVTLIPYRAGSRSYTPEEHLEIVSRHILTHLKDLEVTERRVRRRSGGADASRSPVDKRGRD, via the coding sequence GTGGCTGACGGCAGACAGGAACTGCTGGTTCGGTTCAGAACAGCTCAGGAAATCATCGGTCGTCATATTCTGGACGAAAAAGTAACCCTGATTCCTTACCGGGCAGGGTCGCGGAGCTATACGCCGGAGGAGCACCTGGAAATTGTCTCCAGGCATATCCTGACCCACCTGAAGGATCTGGAAGTGACGGAAAGACGGGTTAGACGGCGCTCGGGCGGCGCAGATGCCAGTCGGTCGCCTGTTGATAAGCGTGGCCGAGATTGA
- a CDS encoding hypothetical protein (KEGG: mjl:Mjls_3565 peptidase S9 prolyl oligopeptidase), whose amino-acid sequence MENKKDKIAEALRAVGHAHHRAFIMVNGADPDWARWYAERLAPELADQLAVNLSADELTCLLPLLEKERQLRAPEAEWAGFYAEAIVRSFG is encoded by the coding sequence ATGGAAAATAAAAAAGATAAAATTGCCGAAGCCCTGCGGGCCGTTGGTCACGCTCATCATCGCGCCTTCATCATGGTCAACGGCGCCGACCCTGACTGGGCGCGCTGGTATGCCGAGCGCCTGGCGCCGGAGCTGGCAGACCAGCTGGCGGTGAATCTGTCTGCCGACGAGCTGACCTGCCTTCTGCCTCTGCTGGAAAAGGAGCGCCAACTGCGGGCGCCGGAGGCCGAATGGGCCGGCTTCTACGCTGAAGCCATCGTTCGCAGTTTCGGTTGA
- a CDS encoding 2-hydroxyglutaryl-CoA dehydratase D-component (PFAM: 2-hydroxyglutaryl-CoA dehydratase D-component~KEGG: dba:Dbac_1927 2-hydroxyglutaryl-CoA dehydratase D-component) yields the protein MTLTANEQMWKEMGIDLESHGQLMNALGPIYGEIYLSQQNRPQGMGFYDFVVGDIHGIRVKELREHSKDGGKVVATYCVFVPEEFCWAAGAIPVSLCAGTQFSVPVAEEVLPRNTCALIKSSYGFKLGRLCPYVQASHLIVGETTCDGKKKMFELLAEQQPVYVMEVPNKRGTAGRALWQQEVRDFKAKIEELTGNEITAENLGEAIKKVNARRREFRRLSVLRSADPAPISGKDALLATQVSMYDDVERQTQMITALNDELEERVKKGEGVAPKGAKRILISGSPMAIPNWKLHHIAESAGAVIVGEESCTGSRFYNELIPEGIGYLEDMLTALADRYLKTNCACFTPNTERLDDIIKMARDLKADGVIHYNLQFCHTYANEAVQVDRALAEAGIPLLRVETDYSDEDAGQLKTRIDAFLEML from the coding sequence ATGACTTTGACCGCAAACGAACAGATGTGGAAAGAAATGGGTATCGACCTGGAGTCCCACGGCCAACTGATGAACGCTCTGGGCCCCATTTACGGAGAAATCTACCTCAGCCAGCAGAACCGCCCCCAGGGAATGGGTTTTTATGATTTCGTCGTCGGCGATATCCACGGTATCCGGGTCAAGGAGCTCCGGGAGCATTCCAAAGATGGCGGCAAGGTGGTGGCCACCTACTGCGTCTTCGTCCCCGAGGAGTTCTGCTGGGCCGCCGGGGCCATTCCCGTCAGCCTGTGCGCCGGCACCCAGTTTTCAGTACCGGTTGCCGAAGAAGTACTGCCGCGCAACACCTGCGCCCTGATAAAATCATCCTACGGCTTCAAGCTGGGTCGATTGTGCCCGTACGTCCAGGCCAGCCATCTCATCGTCGGCGAAACCACCTGCGACGGCAAGAAGAAGATGTTCGAACTCCTGGCGGAACAACAGCCGGTTTATGTCATGGAAGTGCCCAACAAGCGCGGTACTGCCGGCCGGGCTTTGTGGCAACAGGAAGTCCGCGATTTCAAAGCCAAAATTGAGGAACTGACCGGCAACGAAATCACCGCCGAAAACCTCGGGGAGGCTATCAAAAAGGTCAACGCCCGTCGCCGCGAGTTCCGCCGGCTGTCCGTCCTGCGTTCCGCCGACCCGGCTCCGATATCCGGCAAGGACGCCCTGCTGGCCACCCAGGTATCGATGTATGACGATGTGGAACGCCAGACGCAGATGATCACCGCCCTCAATGACGAACTGGAAGAGCGGGTGAAAAAGGGAGAAGGCGTAGCACCCAAAGGCGCCAAACGCATCCTCATTTCCGGTTCACCGATGGCTATTCCCAACTGGAAACTGCATCACATCGCAGAGTCTGCCGGCGCGGTCATCGTCGGCGAAGAGTCCTGTACCGGTTCCCGTTTCTACAACGAACTGATACCGGAAGGCATCGGCTACCTGGAAGACATGCTGACGGCACTGGCCGACCGCTATCTGAAGACCAATTGCGCCTGCTTCACGCCCAACACAGAACGGCTGGACGACATCATCAAGATGGCCCGCGACCTGAAGGCCGACGGCGTCATCCACTACAACCTGCAGTTCTGCCACACCTACGCCAACGAAGCCGTTCAGGTAGACCGGGCGCTGGCCGAAGCCGGCATTCCCCTGCTGAGAGTGGAAACCGACTACTCCGATGAGGACGCCGGTCAGCTCAAGACGAGAATCGACGCCTTCCTGGAAATGCTATGA
- a CDS encoding CoA-substrate-specific enzyme activase (KEGG: sat:SYN_00371 activator of D-2-hydroxyacyl-CoA dehydratase~TIGRFAM: CoA-substrate-specific enzyme activase~PFAM: ATPase BadF/BadG/BcrA/BcrD type), giving the protein MTTAGLDVGSRTIKLVLFDNGILSSAVTDSGLKPLERCRRLLHNKSFDKLTVTGYGRDLVAPELSGATISEISAQAVAARFLYPDSAGVIDIGGQDSKVIRLNPGGGVSKFEMNDRCAAGTGKFLEIMARALELSIDEFAQTALDAERSVTLNSLCTVFAESEVVSLINKGEDAHAIALGLHQSVTTRVAGMARRVGVSDRLVFAGGGARNPCLRRLLEERLGLSVTVPEEPQITAALGAAIIAASGKNQGEQ; this is encoded by the coding sequence ATGACCACCGCGGGGCTGGATGTGGGTTCGCGCACCATCAAACTGGTGCTGTTCGACAACGGCATCTTATCATCGGCGGTGACCGACAGCGGTTTGAAACCGCTGGAACGCTGTCGCCGTCTGTTGCACAATAAATCTTTCGATAAACTGACGGTCACCGGTTACGGCCGGGATCTGGTGGCGCCGGAGCTTTCCGGCGCCACCATCTCGGAAATATCCGCCCAGGCGGTGGCCGCCCGTTTCCTGTACCCCGATTCTGCCGGCGTCATCGACATCGGCGGCCAGGACTCCAAAGTCATCCGCCTGAACCCCGGTGGCGGGGTATCGAAGTTCGAGATGAACGACCGCTGTGCCGCCGGCACCGGCAAGTTTCTGGAGATAATGGCACGGGCGCTGGAATTGAGCATCGACGAATTCGCCCAAACAGCGCTGGACGCCGAACGGTCGGTAACGCTAAACTCACTCTGTACCGTTTTTGCCGAAAGCGAAGTGGTATCACTCATCAACAAGGGTGAAGACGCCCACGCCATCGCCCTGGGACTGCACCAGTCAGTAACGACCCGGGTGGCCGGCATGGCGCGCCGGGTTGGAGTAAGCGACAGGCTGGTATTCGCCGGCGGCGGCGCCCGGAATCCGTGCCTGCGCCGTTTGCTGGAAGAACGGCTGGGATTGAGCGTGACTGTACCTGAAGAACCACAGATTACCGCGGCGCTGGGCGCCGCCATCATCGCCGCCAGCGGCAAGAATCAAGGAGAACAGTAA
- a CDS encoding selenium metabolism protein YedF (TIGRFAM: selenium metabolism protein YedF~KEGG: sat:SYN_01072 putative cytoplasmic protein) — MSEIIDARGKPCPQPVLLTGQALKKADEVSIIVDNETARQNVAKFARSRGCEVNETAREDGTTLRLTRTSACAVADTAHTGGSTVIFIGADIIGRGENIELGRLLMQSFLNTLQSLPDRPESLIFMNNGVKLVAEDSHVLGELKQLAEAGVELLACGTCLSRLGLSDKIAIGQVSNMFTIADVMMKAGKVVSL, encoded by the coding sequence ATGTCCGAAATCATCGACGCCCGGGGCAAGCCCTGCCCCCAGCCGGTACTGCTGACCGGCCAGGCCCTGAAAAAGGCCGATGAAGTATCCATCATCGTGGACAACGAGACCGCCCGGCAGAACGTGGCCAAGTTCGCCCGGAGCCGGGGATGCGAAGTAAACGAAACCGCCCGGGAAGACGGCACCACTCTTAGGCTGACCCGCACCTCGGCCTGCGCGGTTGCCGACACAGCCCATACCGGCGGCAGTACCGTTATTTTCATCGGCGCCGACATCATCGGCCGAGGTGAAAACATCGAGCTGGGCAGGCTTTTGATGCAGAGTTTTCTCAATACCCTGCAGTCATTGCCCGACCGGCCGGAGAGCCTCATCTTCATGAACAACGGCGTCAAGCTGGTGGCCGAGGACTCTCACGTCCTGGGTGAACTGAAGCAACTGGCCGAAGCCGGGGTGGAACTGCTGGCCTGCGGCACCTGCCTGTCCCGCCTGGGGCTGTCCGACAAGATAGCCATCGGCCAGGTATCCAACATGTTCACCATCGCCGACGTCATGATGAAAGCCGGCAAGGTGGTCAGCCTCTGA
- a CDS encoding conserved hypothetical protein (PFAM: conserved hypothetical protein~KEGG: dev:DhcVS_1409 hypothetical protein), translating to MFSLLAAVLIAFALGLIQSARILIDLFPNFSINGTDIIPLIEIMDIFLIATVLLIFAFGLYELFIGSLKLPEWLIIKNLHDLKVKLSSIVIMVMAIIFLKHLVLWEDPQGTLFFGLAVAVVAAVLIAFNTVGDKKN from the coding sequence GTGTTTTCCCTGCTGGCGGCGGTACTCATCGCCTTCGCCCTGGGTCTGATACAGTCAGCCAGAATCCTGATAGACCTGTTTCCCAATTTCAGCATCAACGGCACCGACATCATCCCGTTAATAGAAATCATGGACATATTTCTCATCGCCACCGTCCTGCTGATTTTCGCCTTCGGCCTTTATGAGCTGTTTATCGGCAGTCTGAAACTGCCGGAATGGCTCATCATCAAGAACCTGCACGACCTGAAAGTTAAACTCAGCAGTATCGTCATCATGGTCATGGCTATCATATTCCTGAAACACCTGGTACTGTGGGAGGATCCCCAAGGGACGCTGTTCTTCGGTCTGGCGGTAGCAGTGGTGGCGGCGGTACTCATCGCCTTCAATACCGTCGGCGATAAGAAAAACTGA
- a CDS encoding protein of unknown function DUF86 (PFAM: protein of unknown function DUF86~KEGG: cyc:PCC7424_0997 protein of unknown function DUF86), protein MSRPDDNARIQHILEASEKAVGFVDGKVFPEYLKDEMLQLALVQLLVVIGEATNQITLELREQHPEVPWHKITGMRNRLVHGYFNYNPALVWQTVTGELPQLIVQIQCIFNNRPD, encoded by the coding sequence TTGTCCAGGCCAGATGATAATGCCCGTATTCAGCATATTCTTGAAGCATCGGAAAAGGCCGTAGGCTTTGTCGATGGAAAGGTGTTTCCGGAATATTTGAAAGACGAAATGCTTCAACTTGCCCTCGTCCAGTTACTGGTCGTTATTGGAGAGGCCACCAATCAGATAACGCTTGAATTGCGTGAACAGCACCCTGAAGTCCCCTGGCACAAGATAACCGGGATGAGGAATCGCCTTGTTCATGGTTATTTCAATTACAATCCAGCGCTGGTATGGCAGACGGTTACTGGGGAATTACCCCAACTTATCGTTCAGATACAGTGCATCTTCAATAACCGTCCGGATTGA
- a CDS encoding DNA polymerase beta domain protein region (PFAM: DNA polymerase beta domain protein region~KEGG: chl:Chy400_2264 DNA polymerase beta domain protein region) produces MSTNSSYSLSTLFGKTRRLVLGLLLSRSEETFYLRQIARLTGVSVGALQRELKALVAAGLITRQYQDRRIDYRVNTGSPMYDGLRQLFAGNRFGISAVPGKASYRTKNNIFVPQDAVEDFCRRNHISRLAFFGSVLRDDFRPDSDIDVLVEFFPEYMPGLLKMEELQAELSAILGDRKVDLRTPSELNPLFRRQVEANSEVRVVQAR; encoded by the coding sequence ATGAGTACAAACTCTTCATATTCACTGAGTACGCTTTTCGGCAAAACGCGCCGCCTGGTGCTGGGCTTGTTGTTATCCCGGTCGGAAGAAACATTTTATCTACGCCAGATAGCCCGGTTGACCGGTGTGTCCGTTGGGGCTTTACAGAGGGAGTTGAAAGCCCTGGTCGCCGCTGGCTTGATTACCCGGCAGTATCAGGACCGTCGCATAGACTATCGGGTTAATACCGGGTCACCGATGTACGACGGTTTAAGACAGTTGTTTGCCGGTAATCGTTTTGGAATTTCAGCTGTGCCGGGGAAGGCCTCTTACCGGACGAAAAATAATATCTTTGTGCCTCAAGACGCGGTAGAAGACTTTTGCCGTCGGAATCATATTTCCAGGCTGGCTTTTTTCGGCTCCGTACTCAGGGACGATTTCCGGCCGGATTCTGACATTGACGTACTGGTGGAGTTCTTTCCGGAGTATATGCCCGGTTTACTTAAAATGGAGGAACTGCAGGCAGAGCTGTCTGCGATACTGGGGGACAGGAAGGTTGACCTGAGAACTCCGTCTGAGCTAAATCCCCTCTTCCGTCGCCAGGTAGAGGCCAATTCGGAGGTTCGCGTTGTCCAGGCCAGATGA
- a CDS encoding protein of unknown function DUF81 (PFAM: protein of unknown function DUF81~KEGG: ttr:Tter_2357 protein of unknown function DUF81) has product MGEPVIGEGGLLPAILIGLGLLTGVYGSLIGIGGALLLVPGLLLLYPEADPLTITAVSLSIILINAVAAAAAYHRQARTDYRAGFLLAGATIPGVLAGVWTLQFVSRADFTLIFSLLMIALSFLLIFKRNPAPAPAISGRQPFNIPLGLGLSGSAGYLAGLLGIGGGIIHVPAMTYILRFPAHIATATSSFILIFTAFAGVVMHMVQNNFGADWGVIPWLAVGGIAGAQIGSRLSRRLQGQTLIRILAISLAAAGIRLIFG; this is encoded by the coding sequence ATGGGTGAGCCGGTTATCGGTGAAGGCGGGCTGTTACCGGCGATACTGATCGGCCTGGGCTTGCTGACCGGAGTGTACGGGTCACTCATCGGCATCGGCGGCGCACTGCTCCTGGTGCCGGGCCTGCTGTTGCTGTATCCCGAAGCCGATCCGCTGACGATTACCGCTGTTTCACTGTCCATAATTCTGATAAACGCCGTAGCCGCCGCCGCGGCCTATCACCGCCAGGCGCGCACCGATTACCGCGCCGGATTTCTGCTGGCCGGAGCCACCATACCCGGCGTACTGGCCGGAGTCTGGACATTGCAATTCGTGTCTCGCGCCGATTTCACTCTGATATTCAGTTTGCTGATGATAGCACTATCTTTCCTCCTGATATTCAAGCGGAATCCGGCGCCGGCACCGGCAATCTCAGGGCGTCAGCCCTTCAACATTCCCCTGGGACTGGGCCTGAGCGGGAGTGCCGGTTATCTGGCAGGCCTGCTGGGCATCGGCGGTGGCATTATCCATGTACCGGCCATGACATACATCCTCCGCTTCCCGGCTCATATCGCGACGGCGACTTCCAGCTTCATCCTGATATTCACCGCCTTTGCCGGGGTAGTGATGCATATGGTGCAAAATAATTTCGGCGCTGACTGGGGTGTCATCCCGTGGCTGGCGGTCGGCGGGATCGCCGGGGCGCAGATCGGAAGCCGTTTGTCCCGCCGATTACAAGGCCAGACATTGATACGAATACTGGCGATATCGCTGGCGGCGGCCGGCATCAGGCTGATATTCGGCTAG
- a CDS encoding Mg2 transporter protein CorA family protein (PFAM: Mg2 transporter protein CorA family protein~KEGG: deg:DehalGT_0364 Mg2 transporter protein CorA family protein) — translation MAVNPIKKPNTKKSVPAAPALDMESLTANDFTWVNIESPNEPAITWLAEHYPFHPLDLDDVLSKRQRPKLDEYRDYLFFVFHFPVYNKTERVLMQSQVSVFIGQDYLITIHPGNLKPLSKLFRECEIDVESRQEYFGHGPGYLLYRIVDRLVDYCQPIVSKILDNTDDIEDEIFANCRDSTVREISALRRDIISFRRTIWPMRTVIAGLEPKLRKYTDQDMSVYFGDLADHVDKIWDGLDETKEVIEGLSATFDSISYNRYNYGIRTLTIFATITLPALIVASVYGMNIDLPFQHDDHAFIIVSGITLGLTALTALVLRQLKII, via the coding sequence ATGGCCGTTAATCCGATTAAAAAACCGAATACCAAGAAATCAGTTCCCGCGGCACCGGCGCTCGACATGGAGAGTCTTACCGCGAACGACTTCACCTGGGTCAATATCGAAAGCCCGAACGAACCGGCTATCACCTGGCTGGCCGAGCATTACCCGTTCCACCCGCTGGACCTGGACGACGTGCTGTCCAAACGCCAGCGTCCCAAGCTGGACGAATACCGCGACTATCTGTTCTTCGTCTTCCATTTCCCGGTTTACAACAAGACGGAGCGGGTGCTGATGCAGTCCCAGGTATCGGTCTTCATCGGCCAGGATTATCTGATAACCATTCATCCCGGCAACCTGAAACCCCTGTCCAAACTGTTCCGGGAGTGTGAAATAGATGTGGAATCCCGCCAGGAATACTTCGGCCACGGGCCGGGCTATCTGCTGTATCGTATTGTCGACCGGCTGGTGGACTACTGCCAGCCCATCGTCAGCAAGATACTGGATAACACCGACGATATCGAGGATGAGATATTCGCCAACTGCCGCGACAGCACGGTGCGGGAAATCTCGGCGCTCAGGCGGGATATCATTTCCTTCCGCCGCACCATCTGGCCGATGCGCACCGTTATCGCCGGGCTGGAGCCGAAACTGCGGAAATACACCGACCAGGATATGAGTGTTTATTTCGGCGATCTGGCCGACCATGTGGACAAAATCTGGGACGGGCTGGATGAAACCAAGGAAGTCATCGAGGGACTTTCGGCCACCTTCGACTCCATATCCTACAACCGTTACAATTATGGCATCCGGACGCTGACCATCTTCGCCACTATCACCCTGCCGGCTCTCATCGTGGCCAGCGTCTACGGTATGAACATCGACCTGCCGTTCCAGCATGACGACCATGCCTTTATCATCGTCTCCGGCATCACCCTGGGGCTGACGGCGCTGACGGCGCTGGTGCTGAGACAACTCAAAATCATTTAA